One region of Solanum pennellii chromosome 6, SPENNV200 genomic DNA includes:
- the LOC107022344 gene encoding uncharacterized protein LOC107022344, translated as MSFQWSDECVKSFQNLKVLLMLAFILTLPDEAVDFIVYCDACRVKLGGVICKKCHCEIFMDYKSLQYIFIQRDLNLRQRKWIELLKNYDITILYHLGKANVVADALSRKTSSTGSLAVISVEDRPLARYV; from the exons ATGAGTTTCCAGTGGTCTGATGAGTGTGTGAAGAGCTTTCAAAATCTCAAGGTCTTGTTGATGTTAGCTTTTATTTTGACCTTACCCGATGAGGCTGTAGATTTCAtcgtgtattgtgatgcttgtCGAGTCAAACTAGGTGGTGTTATATGCAAAAAG TGTCATTGTGAAATCTTCATGGATTATAAGAGTCTTCAGTACATTTTTATTCAGAGGGATCTGAACTTGAGGCAACGCAAATGGATTGAGCTACTAAAGAACTATGACATCACCATTTTGTATCATTTAGGGAAGGCCAATGTGgtggctgatgctttgagtaggaagaCTTCTAGCACGGGGAGTCTTGCTGTTATTAGTGTGGAGGATAGACCATTGGCTAGATATGTTTAA